The following DNA comes from Deltaproteobacteria bacterium.
AGTTCGAGCGTAGGAGTCATCGCTTGTAGCGAATGCTCGCGCCGAGCTTCATAGCCAAGCACGTGAGCGGTGGTACCACTGTAACATTGCAAGCCGCGCAGTCGCAGATGTGGCAAGCGAGAAATCAACTCCACCAAGGCGATGGCTCCCTCGCCCGCAGGAATGCCGGTGCGATGCATGCCAGGGTCGATGTCGACCAATATATTTAGCGTCACTTTCGCACTCGACGCGGCATCGTTCAACTGTTGAGCATGGATCGCATTATCGACCACTGCCATCACATCCGGTTGCCGGGCAGTGAGCTGCACAAGTCGTGCGCTCTTCTCGCGTCCGGCCATAGGTGAAGTAATATGAATTCCAGGAATCCCAGCGTCAGCCAACGCCTCAGCTTCGCTGATGGTCGCAGCACATATCCCAACTGCACCAGCAGCAATCTGTCGTTTGGCAATCTCCGGGCATTTATGCGACTTCGCATGCGGACGCAAGTTGATGCCAACCGATTTCGCATGCGCTGCCATCTTGGCGATATTGGCTTCAAGTAAGTCGAGATCGATAAGCAGTGCAGGGGTTGGGAGGTCGGATTTGCTTAGACCGATGGCGCTTTGAGGGCTGCTGTGTTGGACCATTAGACATTCCTTTCACTTGGCTCTCAATCCTCACCGTAGCCCTCTCCTTGCCAGCGAGAGGGCAGCACGAACGCGGCGTGTGCGCGTGAGGGTGATTACCCACAAGTCTAGTCGGAACTCCCGCTAGAATCCTTCTGGCCTCGGGCACCCACCAACTAACTTCAGCAACTCTTTCGCCACATGCAGCGTCGATCGATCATGTAGATACGGCCCAACAATCTGTATGCCAATGGGCAAACCGTTCTTTAGCTGTCCAACTGGAACAACCGTTGCGGGAAGATAACAGGCACCCGCTGGCGCCATCCATGACACCATGTCCCAATAGGGACGGGCTTCGCCAGCGACTATCACAGTACGACCAGCCTGAGGTTCAGACTGATCATGCTTGATCGCTTCACATGGCATCACTGGCAGCAACATAATGTCCCAACTCTGGAAGAACTCTTCCCACTGTTTCCGCATTTGCAGACGGCGTTCGTTATAACTGAGCCATTCGCGATGACGCATGGCCAGCAATCGGCGAGTCTTGGCAACCGCAGTATCTCCTTGTGATACGGCGAAGGCTTCGATCTTTTCGCGCGAGTTGCCACCTGCTAACGCGGCCTGTAACAAGGCCATGAAGGTGTCAACCACTTTTTCCAATGTAAAACCGGGGCGAGCTTTCATATCGACAGTCGCTCCTGCCGATGCAAGCGACTGTGCCGCCTTCTCTAACAAGCCTCGCACTTCAGGGTCAACTGAGCAGCGGGGATCATCAAGCCACGCGGCGATACGATACTCGCGTAGCGTTGCATGCCGAGGCTTTGGTAGCTCAATCTTCCAGGCAGGGCCATCCCAACGATTCGGTCCTACCATGAGGTCAAGCCCGAGTTCGAGATCTTCCACCGTCCGCGCCATCGGACCAATGACCGCTAAGTCGGCCAGCGTCAATGTCCCCGGAGGTCCAGGAATCTGACCATGCGCTGGGACGATGCCGAAAGTCGGCTTGTGACCAACTACACCCGACATATGCGACGGCAAACGAATCGACCCACCAATGTCACTGCCAATCTCAATTGGCGTGAAGCCACACGCTAACGCGGCTCCCGAACCTCCGGACGAGCCACCAGGCGTACGGGTAAGGTCATAAGGATTGTTAGTCGTACCAAAGACTTCATTGTAGCTCTGCAAATCTCCCGCGTAGATCGGTAAGTTGGTTTTGCCAAAGACAATCGCCCCAGCTTCACGAACACGCGCAACAGGCCACGCATCTTCCGTGGGAACAAAGTGTGCGAGTTCCGGTGCACCAGACGTCGTCTTCATGCCCTTGGTCTGTAGGGAATCTTTGACCGTCATCGGCACACCATGCAGAGCGCCCTTTCCCTCTCCACGTGCAAACGCAGCATCAGCCGCATCAGCCTCTTTGCGCGCGCGCTCGGCATCGATGGTGACGACAGAATTGATCGGTTTGTCGAGTTTTTCCACCCGTGCGAGAAAATAGTCGGTCGCCTCGCGGCTTGACAGCTTTTTCTCGCGAATCAGCCCAGCGATCTCGATGGCACTGAGATATGCAAGTTCAGCCATAATGCCCCTCCTTCGTTTGTCTGGATAACTTTGAGACTGATGTCTTCGTCATGCCCGCGAAAGCGGGCATCCAGGAGCCTCTGATACAGGTCTCTAGTTATGCCTCCTGGATTCCGGGTCTCGCGTTGCTCGCCCGGAATGACGTCGCTGTACTGCCCAACTATGTCACGATAGACCAGTACCACTATCCCTTCAACTTGGGAATGACTAGGCGATTACTAAACCCTTCCTGGCGCGGCTTCTGTGGTGGGGGTTGCCAGTTTGGCTGCGGTGGTCGAGATTGTGTAGTCTGCCGTGGTGCTTTCGCAGCCTCTGCAGGTACTGGAGCCGCATCATCGCGCATCGACAAGGAGATTCGTTTCCGCGCCACGTCCACTTCGAGCACCGTTACATTCACTTTTTGTTGTACTTTGACCACGTCATGCGGGTTCTTCACGAACTGATTGGCCAGTTGGCTAATATGCACGAGACCGTCTTGATGCACGCCAATATCGACAAACGCACCAAAGGCGGTAACGTTGGTCACGATCCCAGGGAGTTTCATGCCAGGTTTCACGTCTTCCAGCTTTTCCACCCCTTCAGCAAAACGCACGACTTCAAACTGCGCCCGTGGATCACGGCCAGGTTTGGCCAGTTCCGACATAATATCGTTAAGTGTCGGTAGACCCACGTCATTGGTCACATACTTATCAAGCGCGATCTGTCGACGAGTCGCCTCCTCCCGCAGTAAATCACTGACGGTGCATTTCAGGTCCTTTGCGATAGTTTCGACGAGAGAGTAGCGTTCTGGGTGCACTGCACTGGCATCAAGTGGATGCTGTCCGTCGCGAATACGCAGGAAGCCGGCGGCTTGCTCAAAGGCTTTGGGTCCAAGTCGTGGCACTTTGCGTAGGTCTTGCCGTGAAGTGAACGGTCCATTGGCATCACGAAAAGTCACGATGTTCTGCGCTAACTGAGGACCAAGCCCTGACACATAAGTGAGCAACTGCTTACTGGCCGTGTTGACCTCAACCCCGACGCTGTTCACGCAGCTCATCACCACATCATCAAGACGTTGTTGCAGTGCACCTTCGTCAACATCGTGTTGATACTGGCCAACACCAATCGACTTCGGATCAATCTTCACCAATTCAGCGAGTGGGTCCATCAAGCGGCGGCCAATCGACACCGCCCCACGCACGGTGACGTCATGATCAGGAAATTCTTCACGTGCGACTTCCGATGCCGAATACACCGACGCACCACTCTCGTTGACCATGACCAGCGTAATCGACTTCGGCAGATCGAGCTGTCGGACAAACGCTTCGGTCTCGCGGCTCGCGGTACCGTTCCCGATCGCAATCGCCTCAATGGGAAATTTCTCACACACCGTGCGTAGAGCAGTTGCCGCTTCTGCTGCTGAGCGTTCACCTGAGTGCGGAAAGATAGCAGTCGAATGAATCAACTGCCCTTGGCGACCAAGGATCACCAACTTACAGCCAGTACGAAAACCCGGATCGAGCGCCAACACCATCTTCTGACCGAGTGGCGAGGCTAACAGCAACTGGCGTAGATTATCAGCAAACACGGTAATCGCTGCTTCATCAGCGCGTTTCTTGGTCACAAGCCGTGTTTCCGTTTCAATCGATAACGACAACAAGCGCTTGTAACTGTCTTGCACAGCCATTGCTACCTGTTCAGCCGCAGTATTCTTGGCCTTAACGAAACGGCTGGTGAGCAGGCCAACCGCATCTTCCTCTGGTACGCGAATACGCAAGGAAAGAAACTCCTCTTTCTCGCCGCGACGCATGGCTAGCACTCGATGTGACGGCGCTGTGGTTACGGGCTCATGCCAATCGAAATAATCAGCGAACTTGCTACCCTCGGTCTCTTTGCCGGGAATCACTTGTGAATGAAATTCACCCTTATTGAAATACAGCTCGCGCAGTTCCTCCCGAGCAGGGGCATCTTCACTCACCCATTCAGCCATGATGTCGCGCGCACCAGCCAGCGCTTCAGCTTCCGATGAAACTTCCTTCTCTGCATTGATGAACGCCTTCGCCTCAGTCAGCGGATCGACTGTCCCCTGTTCCCACAAGATTTGCGCGAGAGGCTCCAGACCACGCTCTTTGGCAATCGTCGCACGAGTCCGACGCTTGGGCTTATACGGCAGATACAAATCCTCCAAGACTGTCATTGTTTCAGCCGCCATGATCTTGGCGTGCAGCTCATCAGTCATCTTGCCTTGCTCGGTGATCGACTTGAGGATTGCTTCGCGCCGTTTGTCGAGATCTTCAAGCTGCGCAAGGCGATCACGAACCGCCGTAATCGCGACCTCATCGAGGCTACCAGTCGCCTCTTTGCGATAACGAGCGATAAATGGAACCGTTGCGTCTTCAGCCAAGAGCGCAGCCGTGGCTTCGACTTGTTTGGGTGAAATGTTGAGTTCTTGGGCAATTTTTGTGATGTGAGTTGGGTTCATAAGTTAGTTTCTGGAAAGCCGTCAGCAATCAGCGGTCAGCATTTAGAAGAAGCATTCAGCTATCAGCACTCAGCGGTCAGCATTTAGAAGAATCACTCAGCGGTCAGCACTCAGCGGTCAGCCAGACAAGTAAGGGGGAAGGGGTTGCTGCAAAAGCTGAGAGCTGAAAGCTTCTCCCTACCATGTATCTACGCACGGTCTCTTCTTCCCTTCGCGCGGCAATGTCGGTGGTGCAGACTGTAACGCGCCCATAATCCAGCGACGTGAGTCCATCGGGTCAATAACATCATCAATCTCAAAGTGTGAGGCAATGTTCAATCCTTTGCCATGCTCGTATGCTTTCGCCACCATTTTATCGAACAATGCTTTACGCTCTGCCGGGTCAGTCATCGCTTCGAGTTCTTTGCGAAAGCCGAGCTTGACCGCACCTTCGAGACCCATACCGCCAAATTCACCAGTCGGCCACGTCACGGTAAAAATCGGTGCCTTGAAACTCCCACCCGCCATGCCTTGCGCACCAAGACCATATCCCTTGCGTAACACGATCGTAAAGAACGGAACAGTAAGGTTGGCACCGATGACAAACAAGCGCGAGCAGTGCCGCACCAAAGCGGTCTTCTCGACTTCTGGGCCAACCATCATCCCTGGCGTGTCACACAGGAACAAGAGCGGAATATCAAACGCATCACAGAGCTGCATGAAGCGCGCGGCTTTATCAGCACCATCACTATCGATCGCGCCCGCGAGATGATTGGGATTGTTGGCGATCACCCCCACTGGACGTCCTTCAATCCGAATGAATGCGGTTACCATGCCTAAACCAAAATGGCGCCGTATCTCCAGCACCGAATTCGTATCTGCCAGCGTTTCAATCACCTTGCGCACATCATAAATGCGCAGGCGATTCTCGGGAATAATCCCGCGCAGCAAACGCTGATCAGCACACTCCCAGTTACGTATCGGGCCTTGGAAATAAGAGAGATACTTCTTGGCAACCTGGACGGCTTCGGCTTCATCGGTGACGGCAATATCGACCACACCGTTTGGCACTTGCACCGACATTGGTCCGACTTCTTCGGGGCGAAAGACCCCTAGTCCGCCACCCTCGATCATGGCTGGTCCACCCATACCGATGTTGGAATTTGCTGTCGCGATCACCACATCGCAACACCCCAGAATCGCCGCATTCCCCGCAAAACAGCGACCAGAGTTGATACCAACCAACGGCACCACTCCACTCAAGCGCCCCCATATATTGAAAGCCATCACATCGAGTCCAGCCGGGCTGATCCAGTCCGTATCTCCTGGACGGCCTCCTCCACCCTCTGTGAAGAATACAACTGGTAAACGTAGCCGCTCGGCCAACTCAAACAAGCGATCCTTCTTCGTATGATTCTTAAAGCCTTGTGTCCCAGCGAGTACGGTGTAATCGTAGGACATGAGGATACAGCGCGCGCGCTCCTGATCGAAGAGACTGCCATTCACACTGCCAATACCGGCAAGCATGCCATCGGCTGGCGTGCGGTGAATCAGATCCTCAAGCGTCCGACGCGAACGCTGCGCAGCGATCACCAATGACCCATATTCGCTATACGTGCCCGGATCGCACAGGTCATCAACATTTTCCCGCGCGGTCCGTTGCTTCGTTTTCCGACGACGCTCGACTGCATCGGGGCGCTGGGCGTCGAGTGTCAACGAGTGACGATACTGTACTTCAGCAAGATCTGGTCGAATATAATCGAGATCGACTTGCTTGACTTCTTCGACGGCATCAAGCGCCACATCGGCTTCTTCAATGAATACCAACGGATGTCCTTCATATATAGTGTCACCAACTGTCACTGCCACCTGGCGTACGATGCCGTTACGATCAGCCTGGATGACATGTTCCATCTTCATCGCTTCCATTACCAGCAATTGTTGACCTTTACGGACCGTGTCACCGTCGTGAACCTCAACGCTGACGATTGTTCCTTGAATCGGTGCAGGTACTGGGGTCGTGTTGTCTGGCCCGACAACATCAACCATCACTGGCGCAGCCACCGCCGGCGCGGGGCTTTGCGCGACTTCGGCCACGCCTTCTCCTTTGCCCAGTGCCAATACGGCAAGAGGATCTGTAGTTCCAAGCTTCACCCCCGCCCGCGCGACCGATGTCGCAGGTTCAAAGAACAGTCGTTGATGGGCAGTCCGATCAACTTCGACTAACTCCGCGCCGTGCTCATCGACAAAGCGGGTATAAATCTGATGCGCAAGAAAATCCTGGTGTTGTAAGAGGCTCTGCAAAAACGGAATGTTGGTCGCGACCCCTTCTATTTTGAATTCACATAAAGCGCGATAGGTCTTTTTCACCACATCGCTGAAGTCCGCGGACCTACTATGCGTAATCAGTTTCGCCAACAGCGAATCAAAACTTGGACTGGTACGATAACCAACATAGCCAAACGAATCGACACGCACCCCAGGCCCCGACGGTGGCTCAAAGGCAGATAGCGTCCCGCCAGCAGGTCGCACCGAACCATCAGCGTTCATGGTTTCCATGTTGATGCGTACTTGTAGCGCGAAACCGCGTGGTGTGGGCACTTCAGCTTGCTGCATACGCAAATCCGCCAGCGTGCGACCACTAGCCAGTTGCAGTTGCGTCTGTACAAGATCAACACCAGTAATTTCCTCAGTCACTGTGTGTTAGACTTGCAAGCGCGCATTGGCTTCGATGAAGGCGAATGGTGAATCATCGCGCAAGTTGTTGGCGTCGACCAGGAACTCAAACGTAACGAGGTTATTGTAACGCACCGTTTTCGCCATCTGCACTGCGGCCGCCGTTAGGCGAGTACGTAAACCAGATGGTAAACCTGGTGAGGGCGCGAGTTCGACGATCTTCTGATGCCGACGCTGGATACTGCACTCTCGTTCACCAAGATACGTGACGGCACCGGAACCATCGCCGATAATTTGCACCTCGATATGACGTGCGCGTGGAACCAATTGCTCAACATAGACATCACCATTGCCAAGCGCTTGCTGCGCTTCAGAGCCGCAACGAGTGTAGGCTTCCTCCACCTCGTCAAGTCGCGCGACCGCGCGCATCCCACGGCCACCACCACCAGCCACGGCCTTGATCATCATCGCACCGCCCTCGCCTAAAGAGGCGAGAAACTTCTTCGCATCATCCAGAGATGTCGCGGTGGATGTCCCTTTCTGCACTGGCACCCCACACCGTTCAGCCAAAGCCCGCGCCTGGACTTTATCACCAAACAGTTCGAGGATCTCCACGCGCGGACCAACGAATGTCAGCCCGGCCTCAACACAACGACGCGCGAACAACGCATTCTCACTTAAGAAACCATAACCAGGATGAATGGCGTCACAACCGGCTTCTTTAGCGACAGCGATAATCGTATCGATATCGAGATAAGCCGCTACCCCTTTCCCACGCAGAGGTCGGGCTTCATCAGCCTTACGAGTATGAAGCGACTGCGTATCATCATCAGAAAAGACGGCTACCGTGCGAATGCCAAGTTCAGCCGCCGCCCGCATAATACGAATAGCGATCTCGCCGCGATTGGCGATCAATATACTATGCAAATTCATGATCCCTGCTTTCTATTCACGAACGGAGAAAGACACTACGGCTAACCGATTGGTGGAAAAATGCAAGGTGTGTCGAGGACAAGATATACCGGGATAGTGCCGGGGGAATAAATTCCCCGGCTACAGTCATCGCATCACAATGTGATGCACATGGGCCCATAGCGCGTGCTGTGAGAACGAGGGTCTCTTTGATCATTTGTCTTGCGCCTCTGGCAGCGTTGTAATACAGTGCATCTATGAAAACCTTAACAGTAAGGTTACCCGAACCACTCGTTGCTGAAATAGAAGTTGAATCTCGTGAACGCAAATGTTCGAAGTCCGACATCGTACGAGAGCGTTTGCAACACGGAAAAAGAGGAACGAGAACTCAAGCGACACCTCTTGATGCCATTGCGGATCTCATCGGTTCTGTCGATGGATTGCCTACTGACTTAAGCGAGCGACAGAAACTTTATTTGAAAGCCACTGGCTATGGCAAGAAACGTCCTCGTTGACGCAGGTTTCCTTGTGGCTTTACTGAGCCGTCGCGACTCACATCACCGATGGGCGACCACACAAGCGCAGAGTTATACACCTCCCTGGAATACGTGTGAGTCTGTTCTATCTGAAGCCTTCCATCTCCTTGGTCCCCGTGGGATGCCTGGTCTCTGTGGGCTGCTCCGTCGTCAGGTCCTGCGTGTCACGTACAACTTGAGTGATGATAGCGAGCCTGTACTGAAGCTCCTGCAAAAATATGCTGACGTCCCCATGAGTCTTGCCGATACGTGCCTGGTGCGCATGAGCGAAATACTTTCTG
Coding sequences within:
- a CDS encoding DSD1 family PLP-dependent enzyme: MVQHSSPQSAIGLSKSDLPTPALLIDLDLLEANIAKMAAHAKSVGINLRPHAKSHKCPEIAKRQIAAGAVGICAATISEAEALADAGIPGIHITSPMAGREKSARLVQLTARQPDVMAVVDNAIHAQQLNDAASSAKVTLNILVDIDPGMHRTGIPAGEGAIALVELISRLPHLRLRGLQCYSGTTAHVLGYEARREHSLQAMTPTLELFAELRKRGLPLEIMTGGSTGTYNIDCSFPGMTELQVGSYVFMDIEYRDIGGQDGPVYRDFAHSLTVLSTVVSRSHADLATVDAGLKAFATDRQFGPEPKDISGVKYNFGGDEHGILAVDKPSREIKLGDKLEFLVPHCDPNVNLYDRVFCVRGDRVEAVWPIVRGFR
- a CDS encoding amidase; this encodes MAELAYLSAIEIAGLIREKKLSSREATDYFLARVEKLDKPINSVVTIDAERARKEADAADAAFARGEGKGALHGVPMTVKDSLQTKGMKTTSGAPELAHFVPTEDAWPVARVREAGAIVFGKTNLPIYAGDLQSYNEVFGTTNNPYDLTRTPGGSSGGSGAALACGFTPIEIGSDIGGSIRLPSHMSGVVGHKPTFGIVPAHGQIPGPPGTLTLADLAVIGPMARTVEDLELGLDLMVGPNRWDGPAWKIELPKPRHATLREYRIAAWLDDPRCSVDPEVRGLLEKAAQSLASAGATVDMKARPGFTLEKVVDTFMALLQAALAGGNSREKIEAFAVSQGDTAVAKTRRLLAMRHREWLSYNERRLQMRKQWEEFFQSWDIMLLPVMPCEAIKHDQSEPQAGRTVIVAGEARPYWDMVSWMAPAGACYLPATVVPVGQLKNGLPIGIQIVGPYLHDRSTLHVAKELLKLVGGCPRPEGF
- a CDS encoding RNA-binding transcriptional accessory protein translates to MNPTHITKIAQELNISPKQVEATAALLAEDATVPFIARYRKEATGSLDEVAITAVRDRLAQLEDLDKRREAILKSITEQGKMTDELHAKIMAAETMTVLEDLYLPYKPKRRTRATIAKERGLEPLAQILWEQGTVDPLTEAKAFINAEKEVSSEAEALAGARDIMAEWVSEDAPAREELRELYFNKGEFHSQVIPGKETEGSKFADYFDWHEPVTTAPSHRVLAMRRGEKEEFLSLRIRVPEEDAVGLLTSRFVKAKNTAAEQVAMAVQDSYKRLLSLSIETETRLVTKKRADEAAITVFADNLRQLLLASPLGQKMVLALDPGFRTGCKLVILGRQGQLIHSTAIFPHSGERSAAEAATALRTVCEKFPIEAIAIGNGTASRETEAFVRQLDLPKSITLVMVNESGASVYSASEVAREEFPDHDVTVRGAVSIGRRLMDPLAELVKIDPKSIGVGQYQHDVDEGALQQRLDDVVMSCVNSVGVEVNTASKQLLTYVSGLGPQLAQNIVTFRDANGPFTSRQDLRKVPRLGPKAFEQAAGFLRIRDGQHPLDASAVHPERYSLVETIAKDLKCTVSDLLREEATRRQIALDKYVTNDVGLPTLNDIMSELAKPGRDPRAQFEVVRFAEGVEKLEDVKPGMKLPGIVTNVTAFGAFVDIGVHQDGLVHISQLANQFVKNPHDVVKVQQKVNVTVLEVDVARKRISLSMRDDAAPVPAEAAKAPRQTTQSRPPQPNWQPPPQKPRQEGFSNRLVIPKLKG
- a CDS encoding ribbon-helix-helix protein, CopG family; amino-acid sequence: MKTLTVRLPEPLVAEIEVESRERKCSKSDIVRERLQHGKRGTRTQATPLDAIADLIGSVDGLPTDLSERQKLYLKATGYGKKRPR
- a CDS encoding pilus assembly protein translates to MARNVLVDAGFLVALLSRRDSHHRWATTQAQSYTPPWNTCESVLSEAFHLLGPRGMPGLCGLLRRQVLRVTYNLSDDSEPVLKLLQKYADVPMSLADTCLVRMSEILSDPVILTTDSDFRIYRRHSRQVIPCVMP